In the Hydrogenispora ethanolica genome, AAAGTAAAACCCGACTTAGAAGTTTCTAAATCGGGTTTTTGTGTTTAGCATTTTGTGGGCGTGCACTGAAAATTTAAACCTTTTTCAGCGGCCTCGCCAACGCCGGGTTTTTTATTTTAATTTTCCATCGCGACTTTCCGGGCAATGACCCGCTCCCTCTCAGTTGATCAGGCCGGCAATGGCCGCGCCGATGAGCGGCGCGTTATCGACGTTGACAATCTCAAAGAAGCGCCCTTGCTGTTCGGTCAGGAACTGTTGAAGATAGTATTCGGTCTTGAAGCGCAGCCCTTTCATCTGATAGAAGGTCGTCCCGTCGGCGGTGAGGCATACCGGACGGTCCGGCCTGGTTCCGCAGCCGGACTTCAGGACCATGGCCGCCAGATTGACCGCAGCCAGCTTGGCCGCGCGTTCGACCATGCTGTCCAGCAGCAGATACAGAATGACCCGGTCGGACCCGGTCGCGGCGGACAATGCGGCGCCCAATGGATGACTGATCCGGTCGGGCTGGTGCAGGAATTGGTTCACCGCGAAGGTGTTTAACTCCGGCAACTGGCCGAGCCGCTCCGCAGTCTCCGGGGTGAACAAGCCGTCCTGCGCCGCCTGCCTGATGACTTGGTGCGATATTCCGCCCAAATAACGGCCGGAGATCATCTTTTCGAAGGTATAATAACCGGGATCGACCGTGGTCCGGTCGAAATCGCGGTCGATCTGCCCGGTGGGCGCCAAGCCGAAGCCGCCGGCCTCGACATTGATGATCTGGGTCCTGGCGGCATCCAGGCCCGGTTCCTTGCGGATATTGGCGTTCTGTTCGATATAGCAGGAGTTGGTCCCGGTTCCCAGAATAAATCCGACATAACTGTCGAAGGCCCGCTCCCGGGAGGCCGTCTTCCCTGCCAGCAACGTGGCGACGGTATCGTTCAACAGCGCGATCCGGTGGTCGGAGCGGAGGCCGTTCCGTTGCATGGCGTCGCGCAGATTGGCGATGAGCAGCTCTCCTTCCACCCCTTTGGCCTGGATCTGCTTGCTGAACCGCATCATCCGTCCGTCCCGCGAGGCCAGCATCTGTACGGGATAAGAGAAGCAAAAGCCGATCGTATCGCTCTGATCCGCCAGCTCCCGCAGCGCGTCGGCGAAAGCGTCGAAAAACTCGCTCTTGCTCACTACTCCGGTACTGCCGGGCATCGGCCGTTTGGTGAAATTTTCGATGACCGCCTGTCCGGCGTCGTCAAAATATAGCATTCCGGTTCGGAGATTGGTGCCTCCGGCATCGATCACGATGACCCGTTCATTTAAGGGAATCTCCCGTTCGGCCTCGATGAAAGTAGGGAACATCGCCAAACTGGCATGATTCCCCTCCAGTCCGCGTTCCATCTCCCCCAGGAACCGGTCGCAGCACTCCGCCATCACAATGCGCTGATGGTTCATTTGATAGTGATCCAAAAATTCAACTACCCGGTCTTTTTCCGTCCGCAAAATCAATCCCTCCCAAAGGGGATTATTTCGCTACTCTCACGGAAAAGCCTTCCCGATCATCATGAAAAATGGTGAAATTTTGCTGACGCGCGCTGAATTGCCCAACGGCTGCCCAAAACCGCGGCCCCATGATGCGCCGGGTCCGGTTCAACGCCCGGCCATTTTCTCCAGTTCATCCAGGACCCGCTCCAGTTCGGCGACGATGCGTTCCGGCGCTCCGGCGCGGCGGTACGCTGTGGCAAGCGCCCGGTAATACCAGAGAATCCCCGGTTTACCGTGACTGAAGCGAGGCCAGAGCGTCTCGCCGAACTGCCGGTAGTCTTCCAGAATGGTCCTGGCGTTATGCAGCTTGTCAGCGGAGGAGACCAGCAGCGTGGCCGGGGCGGCCTGGGGAAGGTGCTCCAGATAGCGACGTTTCCGCTCTTCCCAGGCAGGCTTGGGCTCCCCCCAGGCATCGGTACAGCCGGCCACCACCTCGGCCACGGCCGGGCCGAAAAGCCGCCTGATCTCATCCAGCCGCGCCATTCCCCCTTGATCCTCGACCGCGTCGTGCAGCAGGGCTGCGATGGCTTCCGTCTCCGAGCCGCCATTTTCGAGCACCAGGGCGGCCACGGCCATCAGATGGGAAAAATAAGGAATGCCGCTGCCTTTCCGGTGTTGGGTGCGGTGGATTTGGGAAGCATAAACCAGCGCTTGGTCGAAGGTTGCCGACAACTCCACGGAATCTCCCTCCCCAGTCTGCGGCCGGGCCTATCGGTTGATCGGGCCCGCCAGAGTCAACGCATTGAGCCCGTTCTGATCGAAAATTCGAAAATACTTGTCTTTCAGCTGCTCCAGCTTTTCAAAACGCTCCTCTTCGCTCAGGGCGGACCAGGCCGACGCGCTGTATTTTTGGGCCAGATCCCGTTGGGCCAGCAGTTCCACCAAGCGTTCCCAGAAACTTTGATCATCATACCGGTCAATCAGCGGAAAGACCTTGTCCAAAAAGAGATCGCTGGGGTTGCCGGGCCCCTGGACCAAATGGGGCAGATGATGTTCCGGCGCTTTTTGGAACAGCAGCTCCTCCAATTCGCTGTATTTCGGCTCCGCTTCGGGTGCCGGAACGGTATGAATCATCCAATTGCCCAGGAAGACTAATTCGAGCAAGGTCTGATACTGGTCTTTGGTCAGCTCCAATCCCATCGTGATAAGCTCCTTTCCCGCCATATCCTTATCTCATCATATCATGATGGGGGTTCCGGCGCAAACAGGATCGAGTTCCTCCCGTAGGGTTCTTGAAGCTATTCTCCCCAAAAAACAGGAAACTTTCACAACGGATGGCCTGTCTCCGCCAAAGCAATCTCAAAAACCCGGTCCCGGCAGGGCGAGCCGCGGCGGGAGGATTCGGCAAGCAATTTTCGATGCTTGCGATTCCGGATAGCCTGCCGAATCCGCGCTTACCGCACACCGCATAGCATGGTGGTTAAGCGCAGGCCATGTTTCCCCTCGACCAGGCTGGTAAGGTAAAAAAGGTCCTTGAGCTCCCGCTCCGGGGCGCATACCGATTCCTCGCCATATTTGACCAGATCGCCGCTTTCGGCGATGATCCGCTCCTTGATCGCCTCGCAATAATCGGGCACCTGCGGCGGTTGCAACTTCTGCAGCGGCGCCTCCATCCCGGTAATCTGCCGGTAAGATTGACGGAAATTGGTCGCATGGCCCGCTTCATCCCTGGCGAATTCCAGCAATAACTCCCTGGTGCGCGGGTCGCGAGCCGCCCGCGCCAGCTCTTGGTAGTATAAAGAATCGCTGGTTTCGTCCGCGATATATTCGAGCAACCGCGCCGGAAGTCCCGTATAATAACTCGCGCAATCGTTCAACTCCATCACCTCGCCATCATCCTATGCGAAAGGCCCGTCCTTTGCCTATCCGCGGCGGAAGTTGGCGCCAGGGGTTCTGAATCAGCCGCCGGCTTAATAATGTATAACCAATAGCGTAGCGCGGAAAGGACGGGGGGCCGAAACGCGATGAAAATGGACGGAGTAACGCCGCTGGCACTCATCCTGACGGGATTGGCCGTCATTCTGCAATGGCTTCCGGGACTGCTGGGAGCGGAGTTCGCCCTGGTCACGGTCCTTAGCGCCTTGCCCATCTTTATTCTGACGCGGGCCAGACCGTTGCTGGGACCCTTTGGTTATTGGGCTGCCGGACTGCTGCTCTTTGCCGTCAATCCGCAGCAGAGCGCTTTCTTTATCCTGGTCAACGGACCCTTGGGGGTTCTGCTCGGATTGGGGCCGTTATACAGCGGGAACGACCGGCTGGTCGCGCTGATTACCGGCCTGGTGGTAACCTTCAATATGGCGATCATCATGTTCGGAATGAATGTGCATTATTTCGGGATCTGGCTGCCCGGACCGTTCCCGGTCCAGCTCGCCGTGCTGACGTTGGCGTCGTTCCTGTTCTGCTATGCCTATCTCAGCCTGGGGAATCTGGTGCTACGGCACCCGTTGTTGCGGCAGTGCGCCGGACTCCCGCCCGGCTGCCGGATGAGTCCGCGGCCTGTCAGTCAGACGGTCCGCTTCCGTTCCAGATGATGTACTAACGCGCCGAGCACGATCCCGTAAACGATCGAGTTCATGGAGTTGATCGTCGCGCCGAGCAAATTGCCGTCGATCAGGGGCTCCATCCGGTAGGCGATCACCGCGGCGCGAATCGCGAACCAGACCATGGCCCCGTAGATCGCTCCCCGCAACAGATAGCGCCGGGTCTCAAAATAAGGCGCCAGATAAACGAAGACGATCCCCACGAAGATACTGAAGATCACCTCATAGAAGACGGCGTAGATCTGCTCCGCGGCGCTCCGGGGGTGGTGCCCCAGCGCGATGGTGCCGGCATAATCCCAGAAGGTCAGGCTGGTGAGCTTGAACCCGTAATAGAAGACGGCGTCGGGAATATCTTTGAGCAACCCCGCAATCACGCCGCCGATCACGCCGGTGCTGAATTTCTCGTTCATACCAACCACTCCTATAGAAGATGAATTCGATATTCCGAATCAGCTTTTCCATCCTTAAAGCATGGCTTGAAAAGGGTAAAGAGTGGAATTCAATTCATCTTATCCAGCAAGGAAAGTTTCTTCCAATTTCTGCTATCGGCTGAGAACATTTTAGTGATAGTATGACCGCGGCCGGCGGAACCTATCCCCCGGAGCAATCGCGCGGCGGACAATCGGTCTTGCCGCCGGGCGAAAGGATTACGGAAAAAATCGCGGTTTTCCAAACGGCTCCCAAAAGCCGGGGCGCGAAGCTGGCTCAGACTCCAGCCTTCACGCTCCGGCTTGACAGTTGCGCAGATCCACCACGCTGTCATGGCTGGAATCGATCTGCTGAGCGATGCGGTCCACCAGTTCGGCGGCCTCTTGCGCGGTGCGTTTCAGGATCTCCAGGCTTTTGGGCCGGGTCGGGCAGTAACAATACCAGATATTGATGACCTTCCCCGACTGTTCGATCCCCAACAGCTTGAAGATGCCTTCATTCAAACGGATCCATCGTTCCATCATTTAAACCCCCCATTGATTGTATTCAAGTCGATACCAGATAATTACAATTATTGACGCCGCGGCCGCTCCCAAGGAATCGGTCCCGCGAAATCAGCATTTTCCTGTGTCCTCGCTTGCCGAAACCCTTCCAACCCTGGCGGGTTATGGTATACTGTTGCTATACCGCTGCAACCCGATAGCGGGCCGGAGAGACTTGTCGCGATGCGCGGCGGTGAGGGAAGACCCGATTCAATTACCGGATGGAGGAACGATAACCATGAACCTGCAACGAGGAGTTACGCTGATTCTAATCGTGCTGCTTTGCGGGGCCGCTCCGCTGCTGGCCCTGGCCCGGCCCGGCCTGGCGGCGGACCAGCCGATTCTGGGCCCGGCCTTTCAAAAGGCGGAGACCGCGCCGGTCAACGTCAAAACGTTCGGGGCCAGGGGCGACGGCGTCAGCGACGATTCGGCCAGCATCCAGCGGGCGCTCGCCAGCCTGAAGGACGGCGGCGCGCTCTTCTTCCCCAAGGG is a window encoding:
- a CDS encoding hexokinase family protein, which produces MRTEKDRVVEFLDHYQMNHQRIVMAECCDRFLGEMERGLEGNHASLAMFPTFIEAEREIPLNERVIVIDAGGTNLRTGMLYFDDAGQAVIENFTKRPMPGSTGVVSKSEFFDAFADALRELADQSDTIGFCFSYPVQMLASRDGRMMRFSKQIQAKGVEGELLIANLRDAMQRNGLRSDHRIALLNDTVATLLAGKTASRERAFDSYVGFILGTGTNSCYIEQNANIRKEPGLDAARTQIINVEAGGFGLAPTGQIDRDFDRTTVDPGYYTFEKMISGRYLGGISHQVIRQAAQDGLFTPETAERLGQLPELNTFAVNQFLHQPDRISHPLGAALSAATGSDRVILYLLLDSMVERAAKLAAVNLAAMVLKSGCGTRPDRPVCLTADGTTFYQMKGLRFKTEYYLQQFLTEQQGRFFEIVNVDNAPLIGAAIAGLIN
- a CDS encoding HD domain-containing protein encodes the protein MELSATFDQALVYASQIHRTQHRKGSGIPYFSHLMAVAALVLENGGSETEAIAALLHDAVEDQGGMARLDEIRRLFGPAVAEVVAGCTDAWGEPKPAWEERKRRYLEHLPQAAPATLLVSSADKLHNARTILEDYRQFGETLWPRFSHGKPGILWYYRALATAYRRAGAPERIVAELERVLDELEKMAGR
- a CDS encoding ferritin-like domain-containing protein — translated: MELNDCASYYTGLPARLLEYIADETSDSLYYQELARAARDPRTRELLLEFARDEAGHATNFRQSYRQITGMEAPLQKLQPPQVPDYCEAIKERIIAESGDLVKYGEESVCAPERELKDLFYLTSLVEGKHGLRLTTMLCGVR
- a CDS encoding DUF6789 family protein, with the protein product MNEKFSTGVIGGVIAGLLKDIPDAVFYYGFKLTSLTFWDYAGTIALGHHPRSAAEQIYAVFYEVIFSIFVGIVFVYLAPYFETRRYLLRGAIYGAMVWFAIRAAVIAYRMEPLIDGNLLGATINSMNSIVYGIVLGALVHHLERKRTV